The following proteins are co-located in the Betta splendens chromosome 9, fBetSpl5.4, whole genome shotgun sequence genome:
- the cldn26 gene encoding putative claudin-24: MVFLTTKMMQRTALFVTFGGLVTSLITTFLPFWKTMNSDLNEVENWFSGLWHTCLYTEEVGIQCKAYDSVLGLPMDLQISRVLMSVSIGTGGLAVLASFPGLEGVEMCSGQPGMKRRLLILGGVLSWVSGLTTLAPVSIVAYTTVVEFWDEGFPDVMPRWEYGEAMFSGWFGGLALLIGGTLLFVAVCMGDYDQRPPSVSSSPRAKHSKQHYLKTEVL, encoded by the coding sequence ATGGTTTTCCTAACGACTAAAATGATGCAAAGGACTGCTCTCTTTGTGACATTTGGGGGTTTGGTCACTTCCCTGATCACCACCTTCCTTCCCTTCTGGAAGACCATGAACTCTGACCTGAACGAGGTGGAGAACTGGTTCTCTGGGCTGTGGCACACCTGCCTATACACGGAGGAGGTGGGAATTCAGTGCAAGGCCTATGACTCCGTCCTGGGCCTGCCGATGGACCTGCAGATCTCCAGGGTGCTGATGTCAGTGTCTATAGGCACTGGAGGTCTGGCCGTGCTGGCTTCCTTCCCGGGCCTCGAGGGGGTGGAAATGTGCTCGGGGCAGCCGGGCATGAAGAGGAGGCTGCTCATCCTCGGCGGCGTGCTGTCCTGGGTGTCGGGGCTCACCACTCTGGCGCCGGTCTCGATCGTAGCCTACACGACGGTGGTGGAGTTCTGGGATGAAGGGTTTCCTGATGTGATGCCCCGCTGGGAGTACGGGGAGGCCATGTTCTCTGGATGGTTTGGAGGTTTGGCGCTGCTCATTGGCGGGACCTTGCTTTTTGTGGCTGTGTGCATGGGGGACTACGACCAGCGGCCACCAAGTGTGTCCAGCAGCCCGAGGGCGAAGCACAGCAAGCAGCACTACCTGAAGACGG
- the lztr1 gene encoding leucine-zipper-like transcriptional regulator 1 isoform X2, with translation MSCKSTKVAPSVDFDHSCSDSVEYLTLNFGPFETVHRWRRLPPCDEFVGARRSKHTVVAYRDAIYVFGGDNGKNMLNDLLRFDVKDCSWCRAFTTGTPPAPRYHHSAVVYGSSMFVFGGYTGDIYSNSNLKNKNDLFEYKFATGQWTEWKVEGSLPVARSAHGATVYNDKLWIFAGYDGNARLNDMWTISLQDREHACWEEIDQSGEIPPSCCNFPVAVCRDKMFVFSGQSGAKITNNLFQFEFKGHMWTRIPTEHLLRGSPPPPQRRYGHTMVAFDRHLYVFGGAADNTLPNELHCYDVDSQTWEVIQPSLDSEMPSGRLFHAAAVIQDAMYIFGGTVDNNVRSGEMYRFQFSCYPKCTLHEDYGKLWENRQFCDVEFILGEREERVLGHIAIVTARCQWLRKKILQARDRQRQSKQESSEESDEGAAGGPKDIPTGNRPSGSQPLLEVSIREAEAQPFEVLMQFLYTDKIQYPRRGHVQDVLLIMDVYKLALSFKLSRLEQLCVQYIEASVDLQNVLSVCENANKLQLDQLKEHCLNFVVKESHFNQVIMTKEFERLSTPLIVEIVRRKQQPPPRVYSDQPVDIGTSLVQDMKAYLEGGGLEFCDIILLLDGHPRPAHKAILAARSSYFEAMFRSFMPEDGQVNISIGEMVPSKQAFESMLRYIYYGDVNMPPEDSLYLFAAPYYYGFSNNRLQAYCKQNLEMNVTVENVLQILEAADKTQALDMKKHCLHIIVHQFIKVSKLPNLRSLSQLLLLDIIESLATHISDKQCAEMGSDI, from the exons ATGTCCTGTAAATCGACTAAGGTCGCCCCGAGTGTTGATTTCGACCACAGTTGTTCCGACAGTGTCGAATACTTGACGCTCAATTTCGGCCCGTTTGAGACTGTCCATCGCTGGAGAAGACTCCCTCCTTGTGATGAATTTGTTGGTGCAAG GCGCAGTAAGCACACTGTTGTGGCCTATAGAGATGCCATATACGTGTTTGGGGGAGACAATGG GAAGAACATGTTGAATGACTTGCTCCGCTTTGATGTGAAGGACTGTTCGTGGTGCAG AGCTTTCACTACTGGAACGCCACCTGCTCCCAGATATCATCATTCAGCTGTGGTGTATGGTagcagcatgtttgtttttg GTGGCTACACCGGAGACATCTACTCGAACTcaaacctgaaaaacaaaaatgaccTCTTTGAGTACAAGTTTGCCACTGGGCAGTGGACTGAGTGGAAAGTGGAGGGGAG TTTACCAGTGGCTAGATCTGCACATGGAGCCACAGTGTACAATGATAAATTGTGGATTTTTGCTGGTTATGACGGAAATGCAAG GCTAAATGACATGTGGACCATTAGTCTCCAAGATCGAGAACATGCATGTTGGGAGGAG ATTGATCAGAGTGGAGAAATTCCTCCATCTTGCTGCAATTTCCCTGTAGCTGTATGCAGGGATAAGATGTTTGTATTTTCTGGTCAGAGTGGAGCTAAGATCACAAATAACCTCTTCCAGTTTGAGTTCAAGGGCCACAT gtggACTCGTATTCCCACTGAACATTTACTGAGGGgttcccctccacctcctcagagACGTTATGGTCACACAATGGTTGCTTTCGACCGCCACCTGTATGTATTTGGAGGTGCTGCTGACAACACTTTGCCCAACGAGCTGCACTGCTACGATGTGGACTCTCAGACCTGGGAAGTGATCCAACCTAGTCTGGACAGTGAG ATGCCCAGTGGGAGACtctttcatgctgctgctgtgattcaaGATGCCATGTACATTTTTGGTGGGACTGTGGACAACAATGTGCGCAGTGGGGAGATGTACAGGTTTCAG TTCTCATGCTATCCGAAGTGTACTTTACATGAAGACTACGGAAAGCTGTGGGAAAACCGTCAGTTCTGTGACGTGGAGTTCATTCTGGGCGAG agggaggaaagagTATTGGGGCACATTGCCATAGTTACCGCAAGATGTCAATGGTTGCGGAAGAAAATCCTGCAGGCACGGGATCGGCAGAGACAG AGCAAACAGGAGAGCAGTGAAGAGAGTGacgaaggagcagctggaggcccaAAGGACATCCCAACAGGAAACAGGCCATCGGGCTCACAGCCGCTGCTAGAGGTATCCATCAGGGAAGCAGAGGCCCAGCCGTTTGAAGTATTAATGCAATTCCTTTACACAGACAAGATCCAGTATCCACGTAGAG GTCACGTCCAGGATGTTCTGCTGATCATGGACGTTTATAAATTGGCCCTGAGCTTTAAGCTCTCCCgcctggagcagctgtgtgtgcagtacaTTGAGGCATCTGTGGATCTGCAGAATGTCCTCAGCGTTTGTGAAAATGCCAACAAGCTACAACTGGATCAGCTCAAG GAACACTGCCTTAATTTTGTGGTGAAGGAATCGCACTTCAACCAGGTGATTATGACGAAGGAGTTTGAACGCCTGTCGACCCCGCTGATAGTGGAGATAGTGCGGCGAAAGCAGCAGCCTCCGCCCCGGGTGTACTCGGACCAGCCTGTGGACATCGGCACCTCGCTGGTGCAGGACATGAAGGCTTACCTGGAGGGAGGCGGGCTGGAGTTCTGTGACATTATCCTGTTGCTGGACGGACACCCGCGACCCGCGCACAAGGCCATTCTGGCTGCCCGATCCAG TTACTTTGAAGCAATGTTCCGCTCTTTCATGCCAGAAGATGGTCAAGTTAATATCTCCATTGGGGAGATGGTTCCAAGTAAACAGGCTTTTGAGTCCATGCTGCGTTATATCTACTATGGCGACGTCAACATGCCTCCAGAGGATTCCCT CTATCTGTTTGCTGCACCATATTACTACGGGTTCTCCAATAACCGGCTGCAAGCCTACTGCAAGCAGAATCTGGAGATGAACGTCACTGTGGAGAATGTCTTGCAG ATTCTGGAGGCAGCTGACAAGACGCAGGCTCTGGACATGAAGAAGCACTGCCTGCACATTATTGTCCACCAGTTCATCAAG GTATCCAAGCTCCCTAACCTGCGGTCTCtcagccagctgctgctgttggacatCATTGAGTCTCTAGCTACACACATATCAGACAAACAGTGTGCTGAGATGGGCTCCGACATTTAG
- the lztr1 gene encoding leucine-zipper-like transcriptional regulator 1 isoform X1, which produces MSCKSTKVAPSVDFDHSCSDSVEYLTLNFGPFETVHRWRRLPPCDEFVGARRSKHTVVAYRDAIYVFGGDNGKNMLNDLLRFDVKDCSWCRAFTTGTPPAPRYHHSAVVYGSSMFVFGGYTGDIYSNSNLKNKNDLFEYKFATGQWTEWKVEGSLPVARSAHGATVYNDKLWIFAGYDGNARLNDMWTISLQDREHACWEEIDQSGEIPPSCCNFPVAVCRDKMFVFSGQSGAKITNNLFQFEFKGHMWTRIPTEHLLRGSPPPPQRRYGHTMVAFDRHLYVFGGAADNTLPNELHCYDVDSQTWEVIQPSLDSEMPSGRLFHAAAVIQDAMYIFGGTVDNNVRSGEMYRFQFSCYPKCTLHEDYGKLWENRQFCDVEFILGEREERVLGHIAIVTARCQWLRKKILQARDRQRQKSKQESSEESDEGAAGGPKDIPTGNRPSGSQPLLEVSIREAEAQPFEVLMQFLYTDKIQYPRRGHVQDVLLIMDVYKLALSFKLSRLEQLCVQYIEASVDLQNVLSVCENANKLQLDQLKEHCLNFVVKESHFNQVIMTKEFERLSTPLIVEIVRRKQQPPPRVYSDQPVDIGTSLVQDMKAYLEGGGLEFCDIILLLDGHPRPAHKAILAARSSYFEAMFRSFMPEDGQVNISIGEMVPSKQAFESMLRYIYYGDVNMPPEDSLYLFAAPYYYGFSNNRLQAYCKQNLEMNVTVENVLQILEAADKTQALDMKKHCLHIIVHQFIKVSKLPNLRSLSQLLLLDIIESLATHISDKQCAEMGSDI; this is translated from the exons ATGTCCTGTAAATCGACTAAGGTCGCCCCGAGTGTTGATTTCGACCACAGTTGTTCCGACAGTGTCGAATACTTGACGCTCAATTTCGGCCCGTTTGAGACTGTCCATCGCTGGAGAAGACTCCCTCCTTGTGATGAATTTGTTGGTGCAAG GCGCAGTAAGCACACTGTTGTGGCCTATAGAGATGCCATATACGTGTTTGGGGGAGACAATGG GAAGAACATGTTGAATGACTTGCTCCGCTTTGATGTGAAGGACTGTTCGTGGTGCAG AGCTTTCACTACTGGAACGCCACCTGCTCCCAGATATCATCATTCAGCTGTGGTGTATGGTagcagcatgtttgtttttg GTGGCTACACCGGAGACATCTACTCGAACTcaaacctgaaaaacaaaaatgaccTCTTTGAGTACAAGTTTGCCACTGGGCAGTGGACTGAGTGGAAAGTGGAGGGGAG TTTACCAGTGGCTAGATCTGCACATGGAGCCACAGTGTACAATGATAAATTGTGGATTTTTGCTGGTTATGACGGAAATGCAAG GCTAAATGACATGTGGACCATTAGTCTCCAAGATCGAGAACATGCATGTTGGGAGGAG ATTGATCAGAGTGGAGAAATTCCTCCATCTTGCTGCAATTTCCCTGTAGCTGTATGCAGGGATAAGATGTTTGTATTTTCTGGTCAGAGTGGAGCTAAGATCACAAATAACCTCTTCCAGTTTGAGTTCAAGGGCCACAT gtggACTCGTATTCCCACTGAACATTTACTGAGGGgttcccctccacctcctcagagACGTTATGGTCACACAATGGTTGCTTTCGACCGCCACCTGTATGTATTTGGAGGTGCTGCTGACAACACTTTGCCCAACGAGCTGCACTGCTACGATGTGGACTCTCAGACCTGGGAAGTGATCCAACCTAGTCTGGACAGTGAG ATGCCCAGTGGGAGACtctttcatgctgctgctgtgattcaaGATGCCATGTACATTTTTGGTGGGACTGTGGACAACAATGTGCGCAGTGGGGAGATGTACAGGTTTCAG TTCTCATGCTATCCGAAGTGTACTTTACATGAAGACTACGGAAAGCTGTGGGAAAACCGTCAGTTCTGTGACGTGGAGTTCATTCTGGGCGAG agggaggaaagagTATTGGGGCACATTGCCATAGTTACCGCAAGATGTCAATGGTTGCGGAAGAAAATCCTGCAGGCACGGGATCGGCAGAGACAG AAGAGCAAACAGGAGAGCAGTGAAGAGAGTGacgaaggagcagctggaggcccaAAGGACATCCCAACAGGAAACAGGCCATCGGGCTCACAGCCGCTGCTAGAGGTATCCATCAGGGAAGCAGAGGCCCAGCCGTTTGAAGTATTAATGCAATTCCTTTACACAGACAAGATCCAGTATCCACGTAGAG GTCACGTCCAGGATGTTCTGCTGATCATGGACGTTTATAAATTGGCCCTGAGCTTTAAGCTCTCCCgcctggagcagctgtgtgtgcagtacaTTGAGGCATCTGTGGATCTGCAGAATGTCCTCAGCGTTTGTGAAAATGCCAACAAGCTACAACTGGATCAGCTCAAG GAACACTGCCTTAATTTTGTGGTGAAGGAATCGCACTTCAACCAGGTGATTATGACGAAGGAGTTTGAACGCCTGTCGACCCCGCTGATAGTGGAGATAGTGCGGCGAAAGCAGCAGCCTCCGCCCCGGGTGTACTCGGACCAGCCTGTGGACATCGGCACCTCGCTGGTGCAGGACATGAAGGCTTACCTGGAGGGAGGCGGGCTGGAGTTCTGTGACATTATCCTGTTGCTGGACGGACACCCGCGACCCGCGCACAAGGCCATTCTGGCTGCCCGATCCAG TTACTTTGAAGCAATGTTCCGCTCTTTCATGCCAGAAGATGGTCAAGTTAATATCTCCATTGGGGAGATGGTTCCAAGTAAACAGGCTTTTGAGTCCATGCTGCGTTATATCTACTATGGCGACGTCAACATGCCTCCAGAGGATTCCCT CTATCTGTTTGCTGCACCATATTACTACGGGTTCTCCAATAACCGGCTGCAAGCCTACTGCAAGCAGAATCTGGAGATGAACGTCACTGTGGAGAATGTCTTGCAG ATTCTGGAGGCAGCTGACAAGACGCAGGCTCTGGACATGAAGAAGCACTGCCTGCACATTATTGTCCACCAGTTCATCAAG GTATCCAAGCTCCCTAACCTGCGGTCTCtcagccagctgctgctgttggacatCATTGAGTCTCTAGCTACACACATATCAGACAAACAGTGTGCTGAGATGGGCTCCGACATTTAG
- the gal3st1a gene encoding galactosylceramide sulfotransferase, which translates to MTGKQGRQWRSMCKGLVLGTLVTSCMILLYCLSTPQIHYRLPEFPVPYSCAHRPVQLHPKPATNSSQQATRQPCVPKVDIMFMKTHKTASSTFLNILFRFGEKHRLKFAFPDSRNDFFYPSFFERSQVKDYRPGMCFNIICNHMRFNADEVAKLLPMDTSYITILRDPAELFESSFHYFGRLVPLTWKIPGDDKLTEFLRDPGSYFDPEGFNSFYLKNLLFFDFGQDNTLQLDDPRVNRGIKSITARFQLVMLVEYFEESLILLKDALCWEMDDLLFFKLNARKGSTVSKLTPELRARALEWNAIDWKLYQHFNKTFWKKVHAYGQQRMAEDVAELRRRNAEMASICIEGGHAVEADSIQETDMQPWQPIGAKSIMGYNLKQNVDKAHRRLCRKMLMPEIQYLTELGVNLWITKLWGRVRDIINW; encoded by the exons ATGACTGGCAAGCAAGGGCGGCAGTGGAGGTCCATGTGCAAAGGCCTGGTTCTGGGCACCCTGGTGACCAGCTGCATGATCCTGCTTTATTGCCTCTCTACTCCACAGATCCACTACCGTCTACCTGA GTTTCCAGTGCCTTACTCCTGTGCCCACCGCccagtccagctccaccccaaaCCAGCCACCAACAGCTCACAGCAAGCCACCCGCCAACCCTGTGTTCCTAAAGTGGACATAATGTTCATGAAGACGCACAAAACAGCCAGCAGCACCTTCCTTAACATTCTCTTTCGTTTTGGTGAGAAGCACCGGCTCAAATTTGCCTTTCCCGACAGCCGCAATGACTTTTTCTACCCATCTTTTTTCGAACGCTCCCAGGTGAAAGACTACAGGCCTGGAATGTGCTTCAATATTATCTGTAATCACATGCGCTTCAACGCAGATGAGGTGGCCAAGTTGCTCCCTATGGACACGTCCTACATCACCATCCTCCGCGACCCTGCAGAGCTTTTTGAGTCTTCTTTCCACTACTTTGGTCGACTGGTGCCTTTGACCTGGAAGATCCCGGGTGACGACAAGCTGACGGAGTTCCTACGTGACCCTGGCTCCTATTTTGATCCAGAAGGCTTCAACTCTTTCTACCTCAAAAACCTGCTGTTCTTTGACTTTGGACAGGACAACACGTTGCAGCTGGATGATCCACGGGTCAACCGGGGGATCAAATCCATCACCGCCCGTTTTCAGCTGGTCATGTTGGTGGAATACTTTGAAGAGTCTCTCATCCTGCTCAAGGACGCCCTCTGCTGGGAGATGGATGACTTGCTCTTCTTCAAGCTCAATGCCCGCAAAGGATCCACTGTGTCCAAGCTTACACCCGAGCTAAGGGCCAGGGCCCTTGAGTGGAATGCTATTGACTGGAAGCTATACCAACATTTCAACAAGACTTTCTGGAAGAAAGTCCATGCATACGGTCAACAACGAATGGCCGaggacgtggctgagctgaggaggaggaatgcaGAGATGGCATCCATCTGCATTGAGGGAGGCCATGCTGTGGAAGCCGACAGCATCCAGGAGACGGACATGCAGCCCTGGCAGCCCATCGGAGCAAAGTCCATCATGGGCTATAACCTGAAGCAGAACGTGGACAAGGCACATCGAAGGCTGTGTCGAAAGATGTTGATGCCAGAGATTCAGTACTTAACAGAGCTCGGGGTGAACCTGTGGATCACCAAGCTGTGGGGCCGTGTCCGAGATATCATCAACTGGTGA